CTGCTCCAATACATCGTTGAGCAAGGTTTGCAGTTCTTCAATACTTAATGATTTGAGGTCTTCTTTTTCTTCACCACTGCTGCTAACCGGTGAACTGCTCACAGCCACTTCTTCTTTTTTCTTCTCTTCATCTTCCATTAAAATGCCGGCACTTTCAAGAATATTCTCGTAGGTATAAATGGGGCAGCCAAAACGAACAGCAAGTGCAAGTGCATCGCTGGTGCGGCTGTCGATCTCAACCGTATCATGGTCAGTAGAGCAAAGCAGTTTGGAGTAGAAGATACCTTCCTGCAGATCGTTGATCACTATCTCATGCAACTCCACATTAAAAGCCATCATGAAATTCTTCATCAGGTCATGTGTAAGGGGGCGACTGGGTTGCATACGTTCAAGTGCCACAGCAATAGCCTGTGCTTCAAAACCGCCAATAACGATGGGTAACCGACGCAGTCCGTTTACTTCACCTAACACAACTGCATAGCTGTGCGTTTGAGTGATGCTGTGCGAAAGGGCAACTATTTCCAGTTCTATCTTTTTCATAACCTGTCGGCAAATTTAAGGGCTTTGATTTGAATAAATACTATAAATGCCGATAGCCTTTAGCCGATCGTCGTCAGTAAAATTCTAACAACTTTCAACCAAAGGCTATCGATTAAAGACTATCCACTATCGGATGACTTAAGCTACTCCCTTTAGTTTCTTTACTTCCTGTATCATTTTCGGTACCACATCAAAAGCATCGCCCACAATACCATAGTCGGCTGCTTTAAAGAACGGTGCTTCCGGATCTTTATTGATCACAACGATCACTCTGCTGCGGTTTACACCGGCAAGGTGCTGGATAGAACCGCTGATACCGACAGCAACATAAAGATTGGGTGCAATGGCACCCCCTGTTTGTCCAACATGTTCGTGATGCGGACGCCAATGTGCATCGGCTACAGGGCGACTACATGCAGTAGCAGCACCGAGTAAACCAGCCAGTTCTTCGATCATGCCCCAATTCTCTGGTCCTTTCAAACCACGGCCACCACTTACCACCAATTCAGCTTCGCTTAACGGAACCTGTCCGGTTACCTTATTCGTTGCCGTTACTTTTACTTTTGCTGTATCAACAGTAAAATTTGCTGCAACCACTTCTGCAGTTCCTTCACCAGCTTCTGTCTTAAATGAGTTAGGGCTTAGGGAAAGAATTTTTACAGGAGTGCTCACAGCAATATGTGCAAATGCTTTTCCACTGAACACGCCTTTCTTTGCAACAAATCCATTACTTGTATCGGGCAAACCAACTGCACCGGCTACCAAACCTGCTTTTAATCTTGCACTCAGTCGTGGTGAAACAGCTTTACCTGTTACATTATGTGAAAGGACGATCACAGTTGCACCTGCAGCAGTGGCCACATCAGCAATTGCTTTGGTATACACCTGTGCATCCACATGGTTTAAGCTCTCGTTGGCAACATGATGAATTTTTGTAACACCATATTTCCCCAATGCTGCCACATCATCAGCCACTGTTCCCAACAAAACGCCTTCGGCACTTGTGCCGAGTTGTTTGGCTAAATGTGCACCATAAGTTAATGCTTCAAACGAAGATTTTTTTACATGACCTTCGGCAGAGTCGATGAATATTAAAACAGACATAAAATTTGAAAATTTGAAAATTTGAAAATGAGAGAAGATGATTGAATGGCTAATTTTCACATTAGCACATGTTCAAATTCTCAAATTACCTTGGCTTCTTCATGAAGTAATCTCACCAATTCTCCTACATTCTCCGGATCAACCAGTTTTACACCGGCTTTTGCAGGAGGCAATTCAAACGAAGAAACAGATGTCAATGCATCTACGGCTACAGGTTCAACTGCTTTCAACGGTTTTGTACGTGCGCCCATAATTCCTTTCATGTTGGGGATGCGTTGCTCGGCCATTCCTTTCTGGCAACTGACAACAACGGGCAGACTAACCTCGCATGTTTCTTCGCCACCTTCAATTTCACGATTGATCGTTGCAATTGTGCCATTGATGTCGAATTTGGTTGCAAGCGATACATAAGGTTGATCGAGTAACTCGGCAACCATACCACCAATAGATGAACCATTATAATCGATGGTTTCTTTACCTGTAAATACTAAGTCGTATGCACCTTGTTTGGCGATCTCTGCAATTTGTGCAGCAATATAAAAACTGTCGTGACTATCAGCATTTACACGAATGGCTTCATCGCCACCCAATGCCAAGGCTTTACGGATGATGGGATCTGCATCGGCAGGTCCAACAGTTACAAGATGAATAACGGTAGAAGGATCTTTTTCTTTCAGTTCAATGGCACGTACCAAAGCATACCATTCGTCGTACGGATTAATGATCCACTGCACGCCATCCTGCGCAAACTTTGTGTTGTTATCGGTGAAAGCTATTTTTGCGGTGGTATCAGGCGTTTTACTGATACAAACTAAAATCTTCATGCAAGCAAATTTTGTATGAGGTTAAAAATAGTTGTTTATGCAACTATACAAAGATAAAGCTTTGTGCTTCACGCCAGCAATATTGTAGCAAAAAATATTCACAGATATGGAGAGAATTGAACAGTTGAAGAAATTTCTGGAAGCAAATCCCACCGATAGTTTTCTGAAGCATGCATTGGCGCTGGAATATAGTAAGCTGGGCGATGATGAGACAGCC
The DNA window shown above is from Lacibacter sp. H375 and carries:
- a CDS encoding electron transfer flavoprotein subunit beta/FixA family protein gives rise to the protein MKILVCISKTPDTTAKIAFTDNNTKFAQDGVQWIINPYDEWYALVRAIELKEKDPSTVIHLVTVGPADADPIIRKALALGGDEAIRVNADSHDSFYIAAQIAEIAKQGAYDLVFTGKETIDYNGSSIGGMVAELLDQPYVSLATKFDINGTIATINREIEGGEETCEVSLPVVVSCQKGMAEQRIPNMKGIMGARTKPLKAVEPVAVDALTSVSSFELPPAKAGVKLVDPENVGELVRLLHEEAKVI
- a CDS encoding bifunctional nuclease family protein, yielding MKKIELEIVALSHSITQTHSYAVVLGEVNGLRRLPIVIGGFEAQAIAVALERMQPSRPLTHDLMKNFMMAFNVELHEIVINDLQEGIFYSKLLCSTDHDTVEIDSRTSDALALAVRFGCPIYTYENILESAGILMEDEEKKKEEVAVSSSPVSSSGEEKEDLKSLSIEELQTLLNDVLEQEDYIRAIAIRDELSNRKK
- a CDS encoding electron transfer flavoprotein subunit alpha/FixB family protein codes for the protein MSVLIFIDSAEGHVKKSSFEALTYGAHLAKQLGTSAEGVLLGTVADDVAALGKYGVTKIHHVANESLNHVDAQVYTKAIADVATAAGATVIVLSHNVTGKAVSPRLSARLKAGLVAGAVGLPDTSNGFVAKKGVFSGKAFAHIAVSTPVKILSLSPNSFKTEAGEGTAEVVAANFTVDTAKVKVTATNKVTGQVPLSEAELVVSGGRGLKGPENWGMIEELAGLLGAATACSRPVADAHWRPHHEHVGQTGGAIAPNLYVAVGISGSIQHLAGVNRSRVIVVINKDPEAPFFKAADYGIVGDAFDVVPKMIQEVKKLKGVA